A genome region from Lucilia cuprina isolate Lc7/37 chromosome 3, ASM2204524v1, whole genome shotgun sequence includes the following:
- the LOC124418721 gene encoding putative gustatory receptor 98b, which translates to MLIACAIWITYKHNYIVSKLTQAHNLDFLTKLIAYIHNIALIILQLSIKYKSWCCNKNLVEILQFINKLDNQMLSKFPHMLKPQMLRKRLFLTTEPNRRVSLARIYSKTLKQNQIDLMEIWTLANKLEQYFAWPILLLFFYNGIDILTTTSWAYVQYVYETRLIYQIFRLTFIGVLLSNMLLLSYLAQKCINEYKKFSQLLNNFQLYPHDKEIILNVREYSLQLMHQRLKFSCSGYMNIDLKRCGKVRELSFKNFAVLDIANCIFLL; encoded by the exons atgCTTATAGCCTGCGCTATATGGATCACCTATAAACACAATTATATAGTTTCAAAACTTACGCAAGCACACAATCTAGACTTTTTGACAAAACTAATTGCTTATATACATAACATTGCCCTGATCATTTTacaattatcaataaaatataaaagctgGTGCTGTAATAAAAATCTTGtggaaattttgcaatttattaacAAACTGGATAATCAAATGCTGAGCAAATTCCCCCATATGCTAAAGCCTCAAATGCTGCGAAAACGTTTATTCTTAACCACTG aaCCCAATAGAAGAGTAAGTTTAGCTAGAATCTATTCAAAAACTttgaaacaaaatcaaattgatTTAATGGAAATATGGACTTTAGCTAATAAACTGGAGCAATATTTTGCATGGCCTATTTTACTATTATTCTTTTACAATGGTATTGATATATTGACAACCACAAGCTGGGCCTATGTGCAATATGTATATGAGACAAGATTGATATATCAAATAT TTCGTTTAACTTTCATTGGTGTGCTTTTGAGCAACATGTTGTTACTAAGTTATTTAgcacaaaaatgtataaatgag tataaaaaattttctcaattatTGAACAACTTCCAACTGTATCCTCATGATAAAGAAATTATCTTAAACGTTAGAGAATATTCATTACAATTGATGCATCAACGTTTGAAATTCTCCTGCAGTGGGTATATGAATATTGATCTTAAGAGATGTGGTAAAGTAAgagaattaagttttaaaaattttgcagttTTAGATATtgcaaattgcatttttttactttag